In the genome of Mercurialis annua linkage group LG8, ddMerAnnu1.2, whole genome shotgun sequence, the window CCATAAACCACAGGACTCTTCCACAGGCATGGAGTTATCAAATTAAACCCAGAAAAAGAAATACTTTATTTAGTACAGTCGGACTTGTTGATTTTCACACAAAAATACTTGTCAATTATATGAAATTGACATCCTTTAGTAACGATAATAGTTTCATATGTTAGCATAATCAAGTTATGAAAACAAAATCCAGAGTTGCGTGTGTATAATCACAGGACATGAATTAATTTTAGTACTGTCTAATGCATTCAATACAAGACATGCAATTTTTGTAAAGGAAGTTGCACGGAGCAATAATTAAGAGCTTTCTCATAAgaggatataaaaaaaatgatcatatagaaaatattagtaCCTGTACTATCTCTACTTGGTTTAAGATTGAATGAATCGACTTCAATCTGGCCATCAGCCAAATTGTTATAGATCTTCGATTGATAAGTGTCCACCTTTCCAGTAGTCTTGTTTCTAGCTGTAAAGGTTACCCAATAATAAGTAAATCCTGTCCAATTTGCCTTGATTACCTCCACAAATTCCAAATTTGCCCCCTGCGTGACAAAAATAAACGATTTGTTGGATAAATAAAACATCCATCATGCAGTGATatgaatttgaaataaaaatgcACATGGACTGTGAATTCCCCCTTAATTGTAACCTCCTAATACTGACCTCCTCGTTCTCTAGCTCAATTGCTACATTGACAGCCTCAATGCAGTCCGTGGTACGAGCATCTTCCAAATCTTTCACAACAAGCTCGGCTCTACCACCAATATAATTCTTTGTGGGAGCTTTTCCGATATCAAAACCCTGAATAAACACAAACAACCAAGTCAGCATGGAGAATTCCAACCTAAACACAATCACATAAAATATACTagcatattcattaaaaaaatagcgCTATTAATGCTTACATCAGACTCCTCCAGAATTCTCCGATACTCCTGCATTTCCCTTTCTTCTTCCTCCGTGCCCTCAGAAGCACCATCATCTTCGCCGCCTTCAGAAGCAGCAGCATCTTCGCCGCCTTCAAAAGCAGCAGCATCTTCGCCGCCTTCAGAAGCAGCAACATCTTCGCCGCCTTCAGAAGCAGCAGCATCACCATCGCTCTTGTCTTTCTTCTCCTCGTCAGTATCAGAACTATCGTCAAAAGCAGCCTTTCGCTTCAGCGACGGTGATTCGTAAACGGCAAGGCCTTCATTATCAACAACAATGTATGACTCCATCAACTCCGACACGATGTGGCCTTCCTTAGCCATGATTTGCTAGAAACCCTAGAAAATACAATTTGGGGATTTTGAGTTTGTGCGTTGTTTTAGACGTGGCGTTTTATTTTCATATCACCACATTAATACTACTCccaatatattaattaattttaaatacatttGGGAAAAGGAGAGGTCTAAATGACTTAAGTACCCCGTCTCTAGTATCTCCCACCatatcaattaaaattttaaaataatcataaaaaatatagatatgGGGGAAACGATTTTTACACTCCATGATTTTATAATTGCACTCCAAAAGTGTGTGAGTTGACTAATCTATCCCTGTCTGAGGTGGTCACGGTTCATAACCCGGCGGTTCTGATTCGGAACCGCCGGATCATGgttcaagaaaaagtggaaccggcccggaaccgcctaAGAGACGGTTTCATGACGGTACGAAACTggacggttccggttccggtttggaatggtttagaaaaaaaagttaaaaataaaattaaaatttaattactaaaaaatactctcttcgtcccgtttaagaagggacaaatgagttttgcacaaaaattaataaaataagacaatatttttTGTCATGTCTGCCCTTATTAATTagtatagtttttttataataatagaataatgcattgtaaattgagttgcatttaatgcatattgaaataagtaaagggataaaagtggaagttcaatataaattggcacagaaaacacgatatggcattcttagatgggacaaataaaaatgggatatgtccaTTCTTAAAAAAGACGGAAGTAgtataatttaacaataaaataactcacggagatagtattacaaaaaaataaaaagttttttttaaaataaaatattaaccaaagatttaactaaaacaaatataacatagattttattgcaaaaataaatatattatatgataaagatatattttattacaaaagaaGGTTCTCCCAAACTGAGGGAACACCCAAAGATAAGGGTTCGCCCAGTATAAAGGCTTCGCCCAATACAAGGGCTTCGCCCACTAATGAAGATTCATATAGTATAAAAGCTTCGCCAAATGATGAGGAGTCGCCACATGAATTTTGCCTACAAAAATACTTAAAAGAAGACAATAAGTCTCGCCAAGAGAATGAGCTTCGCCATAAAGAATCGCCGAGAAGGATCTCAACAAAGAGGAAAAgggtaaacaaataaaattcaaaaggcCGATGGATCGAATCACAAATTGATTGGAAATTAGAAGACAATTGaagaaatttaaagaacataaaaacaatcaaaacatgaaCAAAGGAATATCTGGAGATAAGgcatcaaaataaatcaacgaGATTCGCCAAAAGTCTCGccaaaagaagaaatcaaacacgAGAATTAAAGATTGAAGATGAGGCAAAGCTACTTTCGAACAACCAAaagtaaaagatgaaaaataaaacaaatacaacagTTTAAAGATAAAGGAAGATAGAACGAATGGACACATGTCATGCCTTCAAAAAATAACGAATAGATGAGCAACACATggcgaaaaaggagaaaaactGGAATCTTGCTCGAGAAGCAAAAAGGAACGCCGAAATAGAAAACGACTCGGCTCAAATAGAGTTGAAATACTCCAAGGCATAAAATACCatgacttcagctcacttgcgggggggctaatgatggataccgaatcctattctacttataatggagccgagtcgctggagatctattctcagacgacaccagactcccgcccaaagggccgaatccaccggatccgccttgactggaatacatcattcgacatcataaagaccgaatccatgaggactcggacaaagcacgtcgaccccgggattcggataagatcTCCAAGATCTACACATATTCGGAGTATatgtcctatttggatacaaattccgacttaggaagataacctccaacttaggaagacgagactgtttaggaatatcttcctaaataggactcctgtcagaataaggaaggacactcctaatcagggtcaaaccctactaaataggaatcactttcctactacaactctgcaaggtatacattcgactattataaaaggagtttgaggtatgcctaaacacacaacttataacaaatacaattattctctcttaagcctaaactgacttaagcatcggagagctaatcggacaaaccgtccgattagccatctacactgttttgcaggattaatgccgtcgagatgccggaatccatcaattggcgccgtctgtgggaaaagcttaacaaCTTCGAATTAAAGAAGTTTTTCTGCGAACTAAATAAAATCTCATTGAAGGATGGCATCTGGCGGGATTAATTTAGAgaacacaaaaaaaattattataagagAAGTGCTAAATTGGAAGAACCGAAAAGATCACATAGAAACAAGTGATTAATAAAACGAATTTGGTGGCCAGGAAGCATACGTACATGATAAAGGAATCACGTAAATAAAGAAATTGAACAATACTGAAGCAAGCAGGTCACGTCCTATTAATTATGGTTGGCAAACTAAAGCAGGTGGTGATAATTAAGCAAGCAGGTCACCTTATGGCAGAGATCAAAAGGAAGCATGCATGAATAATACGAATGGCAACAAACAAGTGAAAGAGATATTGGAAGCAgacattaaataaatcaaaaggtTGGCTAAATTGAATATAGGAAGCAGGTGATTTGGCCATGATTAACGAATTTGGATGGCCATCAAGTTTCTTTAAAGcacgtcaaaatatcaaatttccgTCCGagaaaaaataatagaagattaaattatttttaaaggaaGCAGCTCTTgctaaattcaaaaaattgagaaaaaactGCAACAAACAATATTGCATCTCTACAAAGAATCTTCTAAAATCACTAAGACCACGTCCGGGAATGAAGAATCAAAGATATTATCTTACAATCAACGGGATCTAAATCACGATAAGTTTTTCAAATactttatcttatttttttatactcaTTGGAATGTCATAATGCATGATGAATCTTTTTATATATTCTGAAATTCCGCAtgctatatattaaaatttagttattgattttggttttaaaattaaagaaaaaataaactattattttagtttaatccataattttatatgacttcaaaaatattatgcctttaaattgaaatttaataaatatattataaaatatatataaaaaaaaggaataAGAAGCCAAATATGGCCTAATCAAGAAGGTATTGCGCCTAAAAA includes:
- the LOC126660160 gene encoding uncharacterized protein LOC126660160, with product MAKEGHIVSELMESYIVVDNEGLAVYESPSLKRKAAFDDSSDTDEEKKDKSDGDAAASEGGEDVAASEGGEDAAAFEGGEDAAASEGGEDDGASEGTEEEEREMQEYRRILEESDGFDIGKAPTKNYIGGRAELVVKDLEDARTTDCIEAVNVAIELENEEGANLEFVEVIKANWTGFTYYWVTFTARNKTTGKVDTYQSKIYNNLADGQIEVDSFNLKPSRDSTAIQA